A single region of the Actinomycetota bacterium genome encodes:
- a CDS encoding ABC transporter permease, whose amino-acid sequence MSAILVRARSELRTRRAWLGLALVAALGAGAVMTASVGARRTDSAYGRFDRAQRGADIVIFPEFGPGIVAPPFEQVRRLPQVATAGRMHLLVSEPVLVVFGEAPVGTRIDRLKLLSGRLPRALYEVAVGFTFAERRRVHLGSRIPVRFAPSPDSPDARIRASLRVVGIEASPGEFPPQFEAGVGTDVAHVGPATFSALRGKVLTLKETVVRLRRGAADIPAFVTGLHRLVGGQPELNSIRSQQAANVQRSIHLQAVALWLLGGLLGLVTLGVVSQLLARQAFVEAAEHSTLRALGMTRGQLWALGMVRAGAIGLVAAGAGAALAVFASPLTPIGTARVAELDPGVTVDAWVLILGAAATVTLVVAVSAWPVWRATAAARPGLAPGDEGRPSVVARTSAAAGLPPTLSAGVRMALEPGRGRTAVPVRSSLLAVIVAVAALVGTLSFGASLDHLLGTPRLYGWNWDAHVTTNTDTGDADAIVRSIGGDARVGDLAAVDTPPLAIGRTEFDGLFLRQAKGSIHPVVLEGRAPRGPNEVALGTETLRQVHAHVGARVRIRITAIAPKPATFRVVGRAVVRPQSDTARLGSGAVLDYAAESRLVPPGVHPPPISDVELRLAPGVDRARTLADLAKHLGSDYQLTTPRRPADLVNFGRVQNLPLIFGAIVGLLGAATVAQTLITSIRRRRRDLAVLKTLGFSAAQVRGAVAWQATTFAVFAVAVGLPLGVAAGRLAWSGFANHLGAVSEPVTPPLALIVTVPAAILVANLIAAVPAAIAGRMHPAPVLRTE is encoded by the coding sequence ATGAGTGCGATCCTCGTGCGGGCCCGGAGCGAACTGCGGACGCGGCGCGCCTGGCTCGGCCTGGCTCTGGTGGCTGCGCTCGGCGCGGGCGCGGTGATGACCGCCTCGGTGGGCGCGCGGCGAACGGACAGTGCCTACGGCCGCTTCGACCGCGCGCAGCGAGGCGCGGACATCGTGATCTTCCCCGAGTTCGGGCCCGGCATCGTCGCCCCACCCTTCGAACAGGTAAGGCGACTCCCGCAGGTGGCGACGGCGGGACGAATGCACCTCCTCGTGTCCGAGCCGGTCCTCGTCGTCTTCGGCGAGGCGCCCGTCGGGACCCGCATCGACCGGCTCAAGCTGCTGAGCGGCCGGCTCCCCCGCGCCCTCTATGAGGTCGCGGTGGGTTTCACCTTCGCCGAGCGCCGCCGCGTCCACTTGGGAAGTCGCATCCCGGTCCGCTTCGCGCCGTCCCCCGACAGCCCGGACGCCCGCATCCGAGCCAGCCTGCGGGTCGTCGGGATCGAGGCCTCCCCCGGTGAGTTCCCGCCCCAATTCGAGGCCGGCGTCGGCACCGACGTTGCTCACGTGGGCCCGGCCACGTTCTCGGCTCTCCGCGGCAAGGTCCTCACCCTCAAGGAGACGGTGGTGCGTCTCCGGCGGGGGGCGGCGGACATCCCGGCGTTCGTGACCGGGCTCCACCGACTCGTCGGAGGACAGCCCGAGCTCAACTCGATCCGGTCCCAACAGGCGGCGAACGTCCAGCGTTCTATCCACCTCCAAGCCGTGGCGCTGTGGCTTCTCGGTGGCCTGCTAGGGCTGGTCACCCTGGGAGTCGTGAGTCAGCTCCTCGCCCGCCAGGCATTCGTCGAAGCTGCCGAGCACTCCACGCTCCGCGCCCTGGGGATGACCCGCGGCCAGCTGTGGGCGTTGGGCATGGTCCGGGCGGGCGCGATCGGCCTCGTCGCGGCCGGGGCCGGGGCGGCCCTTGCGGTGTTCGCCTCCCCCCTCACCCCCATCGGGACGGCCCGGGTGGCCGAGCTTGACCCGGGCGTGACGGTGGATGCGTGGGTCCTGATCCTCGGCGCAGCGGCCACGGTGACCCTGGTCGTGGCCGTGTCTGCCTGGCCGGTCTGGCGCGCGACCGCCGCCGCCCGGCCGGGTCTCGCACCCGGGGACGAAGGCCGGCCGTCGGTGGTCGCACGAACGAGCGCCGCCGCGGGACTGCCGCCGACGCTGAGCGCAGGCGTGCGCATGGCCCTCGAACCAGGGCGAGGCCGGACGGCCGTGCCCGTGCGCAGCTCGCTCCTCGCGGTCATCGTCGCGGTCGCGGCGCTCGTGGGGACGCTGAGCTTCGGCGCCAGCCTCGACCATCTGCTCGGGACGCCGCGCCTCTACGGGTGGAACTGGGACGCCCACGTCACCACCAACACCGATACCGGTGACGCCGACGCGATCGTCCGGTCCATCGGCGGCGACGCTCGCGTCGGAGACCTGGCAGCGGTGGACACGCCGCCCCTGGCGATCGGTCGCACCGAGTTCGACGGGCTGTTCCTGCGCCAGGCCAAGGGTTCCATCCATCCGGTCGTGCTCGAGGGCCGCGCGCCCCGAGGGCCCAATGAGGTCGCCCTCGGCACCGAGACCCTTCGACAGGTCCACGCCCACGTGGGCGCGAGGGTCAGGATCCGGATCACCGCCATCGCCCCCAAGCCTGCGACGTTCCGTGTCGTGGGTCGGGCGGTCGTCCGGCCTCAGTCCGACACCGCCCGTCTGGGGAGCGGCGCGGTGCTCGACTACGCCGCTGAGAGCCGGCTCGTGCCACCCGGCGTCCATCCACCGCCGATCAGCGACGTCGAGCTCCGTCTCGCCCCCGGCGTGGACCGTGCCCGCACGCTCGCCGATCTCGCCAAGCACCTGGGAAGCGACTACCAGCTCACCACGCCGCGGCGCCCGGCCGACCTCGTCAACTTCGGGCGAGTCCAGAACCTGCCGTTGATCTTCGGCGCCATCGTCGGCCTCCTGGGCGCCGCCACCGTGGCCCAGACCCTGATCACCTCGATTCGCCGCCGTCGCCGCGACCTAGCCGTCCTCAAGACGCTCGGGTTCTCCGCGGCGCAGGTGCGCGGAGCGGTGGCCTGGCAGGCGACGACGTTCGCGGTGTTCGCGGTGGCCGTGGGCCTGCCGCTGGGTGTCGCGGCCGGGCGGCTGGCCTGGAGCGGGTTCGCAAACCACCTCGGAGCGGTGTCCGAACCGGTCACCCCGCCCCTGGCGCTCATCGTGACCGTGCCGGCGGCCATCCTCGTCGCCAACCTGATCGCCGCCGTGCCGGCCGCGATCGCGGGCCGTATGCACCCCGCTCCGGTCCTTCGCACGGAATAG